A single genomic interval of Streptomyces sp. 1222.5 harbors:
- a CDS encoding RNA polymerase sigma factor SigF: MTVSASTAPPQEEAPAEAPPAPEKRRGADTRALTQVLFGELKELEPGTPEHDRVRGALIEANLPLVRYAAARFRSRNEPMEDVVQVGTIGLINAIDRFDPDRGVQFPTFAMPTVVGEIKRYFRDNVRTVHVPRRLHELWVQVNSATEDLTTAFGRSPSTAEIAERLRISEEEVLSCIEAGRSYHATSLEAAQEGDGLPGLLDRIGYEDPALDGVEHRDLVRHLLVQLPEREQRILLLRYYSNLTQSQISAELGVSQMHVSRLLARSFQRLRSANRIDT; this comes from the coding sequence TTGACCGTGTCGGCCAGTACTGCGCCGCCCCAGGAGGAGGCGCCCGCTGAGGCGCCTCCGGCTCCCGAGAAGCGCCGTGGCGCCGACACCCGTGCCCTGACCCAGGTGCTCTTCGGCGAGCTGAAGGAGCTGGAGCCGGGCACGCCGGAGCACGACCGGGTACGGGGGGCGCTGATCGAGGCGAACCTCCCGCTCGTGCGCTACGCGGCCGCCCGCTTCCGCTCCCGCAACGAGCCGATGGAGGACGTCGTCCAGGTCGGCACCATCGGCCTGATCAACGCCATCGACCGCTTCGACCCGGACCGGGGCGTGCAGTTCCCGACCTTCGCCATGCCGACCGTCGTCGGCGAGATCAAGCGGTACTTCCGCGACAACGTCCGCACCGTCCACGTCCCGCGCCGGCTGCACGAGCTGTGGGTGCAGGTCAACAGCGCCACCGAGGACCTCACCACGGCCTTCGGGCGCTCGCCGTCGACCGCCGAGATCGCCGAGCGGCTCCGGATCAGCGAGGAGGAGGTGCTGTCCTGCATCGAGGCGGGACGCTCGTACCACGCCACCTCCCTGGAGGCCGCGCAGGAGGGCGACGGGCTGCCCGGACTGCTGGACCGCATCGGCTACGAGGACCCGGCCCTGGACGGTGTGGAGCACCGCGACCTGGTCCGGCATCTCCTGGTCCAACTCCCCGAACGGGAACAGCGAATCCTTCTGCTGCGCTACTACAGCAATCTCACCCAGTCTCAGATCAGCGCGGAACTCGGCGTCTCCCAGATGCACGTCTCGCGGTTGCTCGCCCGTAGCTTCCAGCGGCTCCGCTCGGCGAATCGCATCGACACATAG
- a CDS encoding helicase HerA-like domain-containing protein: MSDSETAPPATPEGADALPAEAQKIASGYAFTGPALDLGALLWDGRCHAGAPVRIPLPMLNRHGLVAGATGTGKTKTLQLIAEQLSAQGVPVFLADIKGDLSGIARPGQEGDRVRKRSGEVGQEWTPAGFPAEFFALGGLGHGIPVRATVTSFGPVLLSKVLRLNQTQEQSLGLIFHYADTKGLELVDLKDLRAVVAFLASDEGRAELKDIGGLSNATAGVILRSLTAFEAQGMADFFGEPEFDTAGFLRTAEDGRGVVSVLELAAVQDRPQLFSTFLMWLLADLFHDLPEIGDADRPRLVFFFDEAHLLFDDASRAFLDSITQTVRLIRSKGVGVFFVTQTPKDVPADVLGQLGNRVQHALRAFTPDDQKALKATVQTFPRSAYDLEELLTGLGTGEAVVTVLSENGAPTPVAATRLRAPESLMGPVDPAELDRAVRDSSLYGRYAQAVDRESAFERLRARPAPAEAPASAPATAPKAPKEEPSLVEQVVGSGMFKSLARSVGTQIGREITRSLFGTARRRR; this comes from the coding sequence ATGAGTGACAGCGAGACCGCTCCGCCCGCCACCCCTGAGGGGGCCGACGCACTCCCCGCGGAGGCGCAAAAGATCGCTTCCGGCTACGCGTTCACCGGCCCCGCCCTCGACCTGGGCGCCCTCCTGTGGGACGGGCGGTGCCACGCCGGCGCGCCGGTCCGCATCCCACTGCCCATGCTCAACCGGCACGGTCTGGTCGCGGGCGCCACCGGCACCGGCAAGACCAAGACCCTCCAGCTGATCGCGGAGCAGCTGTCGGCGCAGGGCGTGCCGGTGTTCCTCGCGGACATCAAGGGGGACCTGTCCGGCATCGCGCGGCCGGGGCAGGAGGGTGACCGGGTGCGGAAGCGGTCCGGCGAGGTCGGCCAGGAGTGGACCCCGGCCGGCTTCCCGGCGGAGTTCTTCGCGCTCGGCGGCCTCGGTCACGGCATCCCGGTGCGCGCCACGGTCACCAGCTTCGGCCCGGTGCTGCTGTCCAAGGTGCTGCGGCTCAACCAGACCCAGGAACAGTCCCTCGGCCTGATCTTCCACTACGCCGACACCAAGGGCCTGGAGCTGGTCGACCTCAAGGACCTGCGGGCGGTCGTCGCCTTCCTCGCCTCCGACGAGGGCCGGGCCGAGCTGAAGGACATCGGCGGCCTGTCGAACGCGACGGCCGGGGTGATCCTGCGTTCCCTGACCGCGTTCGAGGCGCAGGGCATGGCCGACTTCTTCGGTGAGCCGGAGTTCGACACGGCCGGCTTCCTGCGTACGGCCGAGGACGGCCGGGGCGTCGTCTCCGTCCTCGAACTCGCGGCCGTGCAGGACAGGCCGCAGCTGTTCTCGACGTTCCTGATGTGGCTGCTGGCCGACCTCTTCCACGACCTGCCCGAGATCGGCGACGCGGACAGGCCCCGGCTGGTCTTCTTCTTCGACGAGGCGCATCTGCTGTTCGACGACGCCTCCAGGGCGTTCCTGGACTCGATCACGCAGACCGTGCGGCTGATCCGTTCCAAGGGCGTCGGCGTCTTCTTCGTCACCCAGACCCCGAAGGACGTGCCCGCCGACGTCCTCGGCCAGCTCGGCAACCGCGTCCAGCACGCCCTGCGCGCCTTCACCCCCGACGACCAGAAGGCGCTGAAGGCCACCGTGCAGACCTTCCCCAGGTCGGCGTACGACCTGGAGGAGCTGCTCACCGGTCTGGGCACCGGTGAGGCCGTGGTGACGGTCCTCAGCGAGAACGGGGCCCCCACCCCGGTCGCCGCCACCCGGCTGCGGGCCCCGGAGTCCCTGATGGGCCCGGTGGACCCGGCCGAACTGGACCGGGCGGTCCGCGACTCCTCGCTCTACGGCCGTTATGCACAGGCTGTGGACCGCGAGTCGGCGTTCGAGCGGCTGCGCGCACGGCCGGCGCCGGCCGAGGCCCCGGCGTCAGCGCCCGCCACGGCCCCGAAGGCCCCGAAGGAGGAGCCGTCGCTGGTCGAGCAGGTGGTGGGCAGCGGGATGTTCAAGTCCCTGGCCCGTTCGGTCGGCACCCAGATCGGCCGCGAGATCACCCGCTCCCTGTTCGGCACGGCCCGGCGGAGGCGGTAG
- a CDS encoding HdeD family acid-resistance protein — protein MTEAPSSGPGWGREYDDRHVHAGHPPGARHEPEPAFEGPLHALSQAAWQLVLLTGVVSLILGILVLIWPGPSLLAAGVLFGIYLLISGVFQLAAAFGTHRTTSLRVLAFISGALSILLGLFCFRGPMESILLLALWIGIGWLIRGITQILAAAHDSRMPARGWQIFLGIVTFLAGVVLIVSPFESVTVLTVVGGIWLIAVGVVEIVTAFRIRSVARQVPQNV, from the coding sequence ATGACCGAGGCACCGAGCAGCGGCCCCGGATGGGGTCGCGAGTACGACGACCGGCACGTCCACGCGGGACACCCGCCCGGCGCCCGCCATGAGCCCGAGCCGGCGTTCGAAGGCCCCCTCCACGCCCTGTCGCAGGCCGCCTGGCAGCTCGTCCTGCTGACCGGCGTCGTCTCCCTGATCCTCGGGATCCTGGTGCTGATCTGGCCCGGCCCCTCCCTGCTCGCGGCCGGTGTCCTCTTCGGCATCTACCTGCTGATCAGCGGAGTCTTCCAGCTGGCGGCCGCCTTCGGCACACACAGGACGACCTCCCTGCGCGTGCTGGCCTTCATCAGCGGTGCCCTGTCGATCCTGCTCGGCCTGTTCTGCTTCCGCGGCCCCATGGAGTCGATCCTGCTGCTCGCCCTGTGGATCGGCATCGGCTGGCTCATCCGCGGCATCACCCAGATCCTCGCCGCCGCCCACGACTCCCGGATGCCGGCCCGCGGCTGGCAGATCTTCCTCGGGATCGTCACCTTCCTCGCGGGCGTCGTGCTCATCGTCTCGCCCTTCGAGTCCGTCACCGTGCTCACCGTCGTCGGCGGCATCTGGCTGATCGCGGTGGGCGTCGTCGAGATCGTCACGGCGTTCCGCATCCGCTCGGTCGCCCGGCAGGTGCCGCAGAACGTGTGA
- a CDS encoding Dabb family protein produces MIRHLVLFKLNEGVERDDPRVMAGVEAFRALGGQIEELRFWECAWNISDRPIAYDFAINSAVEDPDALKRYLEHPAHQAGVALWREFATWVMADYEF; encoded by the coding sequence ATGATCCGCCACCTGGTCCTCTTCAAGCTCAACGAGGGCGTCGAGCGCGACGATCCGCGGGTCATGGCGGGCGTGGAGGCCTTCCGGGCCCTCGGCGGCCAGATCGAGGAGCTGCGCTTCTGGGAGTGCGCCTGGAACATCAGCGACCGGCCGATCGCCTACGACTTCGCGATCAACTCGGCCGTCGAGGACCCGGACGCCCTCAAGCGCTACCTGGAGCACCCGGCCCACCAGGCGGGCGTCGCGCTGTGGCGCGAGTTCGCCACGTGGGTGATGGCCGACTACGAATTCTGA
- a CDS encoding type II toxin-antitoxin system VapB family antitoxin: MIFKRIGNGRPYPDHGRESTRQWADVAPRPVRLDQLVTTKQQLDLETLLAEDSTFYGDLFAHVVKWQGDLYLEDGLHRAVRAALQQRQVLHARVLELD; this comes from the coding sequence GTGATCTTCAAGCGCATCGGAAACGGCCGGCCGTACCCCGACCACGGCCGGGAAAGCACCCGGCAGTGGGCGGACGTCGCGCCGCGCCCGGTCCGCCTCGATCAGCTCGTGACCACCAAGCAGCAGCTCGACCTGGAGACACTGCTGGCGGAGGACTCGACGTTCTACGGCGATCTCTTCGCGCACGTCGTCAAGTGGCAGGGCGACCTGTACCTGGAGGACGGCCTGCACCGCGCGGTCCGTGCGGCCCTCCAGCAGCGCCAGGTGCTGCACGCGCGCGTGCTCGAACTCGACTGA
- a CDS encoding LytR C-terminal domain-containing protein gives MSMLTPPGMGGKYRITGDKYPRMRPPRRRARLVAAVVASVAVLGLVGWGTLQLIDVFSGGKKSTASGTKTECRTKAAAAARVKDVPAPGGITVNVYNATARSGLAKKTADELKKRGFKIGDVGNAAKEFDKKIKGTGMLLGPVTAQDTSLPVLATQLADAERRTDAGRKGAALDLIIGDAFKELAKPAAAQQALTALTAPAASADRPKKAC, from the coding sequence ATGAGCATGCTGACGCCCCCCGGCATGGGCGGCAAGTACCGGATCACGGGGGACAAATACCCTCGGATGCGCCCTCCCCGGCGCCGGGCCAGGCTCGTGGCCGCCGTGGTGGCGTCCGTCGCGGTGCTCGGGCTGGTCGGCTGGGGCACCCTGCAGCTCATCGACGTCTTCTCCGGCGGCAAGAAGTCCACGGCGTCCGGTACGAAGACGGAGTGCCGTACCAAGGCCGCCGCGGCGGCCCGGGTGAAGGACGTGCCCGCACCGGGCGGGATCACCGTGAACGTCTACAACGCCACCGCCCGCAGCGGGCTCGCCAAGAAGACCGCGGACGAGCTGAAGAAGCGCGGCTTCAAGATCGGCGACGTGGGCAACGCGGCGAAGGAGTTCGACAAGAAGATCAAGGGCACGGGGATGCTCCTCGGTCCCGTCACCGCGCAGGACACCTCGCTGCCGGTGCTCGCCACGCAGCTCGCCGACGCCGAGCGCCGCACGGACGCCGGGCGCAAGGGGGCCGCCCTCGACCTGATCATCGGGGACGCGTTCAAGGAGCTGGCCAAGCCGGCGGCGGCCCAGCAGGCGCTGACGGCGCTGACGGCTCCCGCGGCTTCGGCGGATCGCCCGAAGAAGGCCTGCTGA
- a CDS encoding RNA polymerase sigma factor SigF, producing the protein MSADKGSSKVLTPTTSEAAPKELDALDVLDGLDGVPALDAAPAPAVPSAAPEETVPVLSASADIDTRTLSRSLFLRLAALDEDSPERAYVRDTLIELNLPLVRYAAARFRSRNEPMEDIVQVGTIGLIKAIDRFDCERGVEFPTFAMPTVVGEIKRFFRDTSWSVRVPRRLQELRLALTKASDELSQKLDRSPTVTELAAVLGVSEEDVVDGLAVGNAYTASSLDSPAPEDDGGEGSLADRLGYEDTALEGVEYRESLKPLLAKLPPRERRIIMLRFFANMTQSQIGEEVGISQMHVSRLLTRTLSQLREGLISD; encoded by the coding sequence ATGTCCGCAGACAAGGGCAGCTCGAAGGTGCTTACGCCGACGACGAGTGAGGCAGCGCCCAAGGAGCTCGACGCTCTCGACGTCCTCGACGGCCTCGACGGCGTACCGGCTCTCGACGCCGCGCCGGCCCCGGCCGTTCCCTCCGCCGCTCCCGAGGAGACCGTCCCGGTCCTGTCGGCCTCGGCGGACATCGACACCCGCACCCTGTCCCGCTCCCTGTTCCTGCGGCTCGCCGCCCTGGACGAGGACAGCCCGGAACGGGCGTACGTCCGGGACACCCTGATCGAGCTGAATCTGCCGCTGGTCCGCTACGCGGCCGCGCGCTTCCGCTCCCGCAACGAGCCGATGGAGGACATCGTCCAGGTCGGCACCATCGGCCTGATCAAGGCGATCGACCGCTTCGACTGTGAACGCGGCGTGGAGTTCCCGACGTTCGCGATGCCGACGGTGGTCGGCGAGATCAAGCGGTTCTTCCGCGACACCTCGTGGTCGGTGCGGGTCCCGCGCCGGCTCCAGGAGCTGCGCCTCGCCCTCACCAAGGCGAGCGACGAGCTGTCCCAGAAGCTGGACCGGTCCCCGACGGTGACCGAGCTGGCCGCGGTGCTCGGCGTCTCCGAGGAGGACGTGGTCGACGGTCTCGCGGTCGGCAACGCCTACACCGCCTCCTCCCTGGACTCCCCGGCCCCCGAGGACGACGGCGGCGAGGGCTCCCTGGCCGACCGGCTCGGCTACGAGGACACCGCGCTGGAGGGTGTGGAGTACCGCGAGTCCCTCAAGCCGCTGCTGGCCAAGCTGCCGCCCCGGGAGCGCCGGATCATCATGCTGCGCTTCTTCGCCAACATGACCCAGTCGCAGATCGGCGAGGAGGTCGGCATCTCCCAGATGCACGTCTCCCGGCTGCTCACCCGGACCCTGTCCCAGCTGCGCGAAGGACTGATCTCCGACTGA
- a CDS encoding MarR family winged helix-turn-helix transcriptional regulator produces MAEPAQFEELARQLSAVGAVKRDMGRILPPDCPTGSAAVLTLLGRHGDMRMSKLAELLAVDMSVTSRHVAHVAARGWIERHPDPADKRSRILHLTPEGVEQLDELSRRTTHLLAERLADWTDEEVGQLIRLMTRLRASFGDCRSAPLRHTSATAPVFEETTRTPAST; encoded by the coding sequence ATGGCCGAGCCGGCGCAGTTCGAAGAGCTGGCGCGTCAGCTCAGCGCCGTCGGAGCCGTGAAAAGGGACATGGGGCGGATCCTGCCGCCCGACTGCCCGACCGGCTCGGCCGCCGTGCTGACCCTGCTCGGCCGCCACGGCGACATGCGCATGAGCAAGCTCGCGGAGCTGCTCGCGGTGGACATGTCGGTCACCAGCCGGCATGTGGCGCACGTCGCCGCGCGCGGCTGGATCGAGCGGCACCCGGACCCCGCGGACAAGCGCTCGCGCATCCTGCACCTGACGCCCGAGGGCGTCGAGCAGCTGGACGAGCTGTCCCGGCGGACCACGCACCTGCTCGCCGAGCGGCTGGCGGACTGGACCGACGAGGAGGTCGGCCAGCTGATCCGGCTGATGACGCGCCTGCGCGCGTCCTTCGGCGACTGCCGGTCCGCCCCGCTGCGGCACACGTCCGCCACGGCCCCCGTATTCGAAGAGACCACCCGTACACCCGCAAGCACGTAA
- a CDS encoding HhH-GPD-type base excision DNA repair protein: protein MDVTVHLAQDPEADALLGRSPLAALVGMLLDQQVPMEWAFKGPRTIADRLGTADLDAHEIAAMDPEAFAALLSEKPAVHRYPGSMAKRVQQLCQYLTEHYDGDPEAVWRGCASGAELLKRLEDLPGFGRQKAQIFLALLGKQLGVAPKGWREAAGAYGEAKSFRSVADITGPESLAKVRAHKQEMKAAAKAAKAAGG from the coding sequence ATGGACGTCACCGTGCATCTCGCCCAGGATCCCGAGGCCGACGCGCTGCTCGGGCGGTCGCCGCTCGCCGCGCTGGTGGGGATGCTGCTCGACCAGCAGGTGCCCATGGAGTGGGCGTTCAAGGGGCCCCGGACCATCGCCGACCGGCTCGGCACCGCGGACCTGGACGCGCACGAGATCGCGGCGATGGACCCCGAGGCCTTCGCCGCGCTGCTCTCCGAGAAGCCCGCCGTCCACCGCTACCCCGGCTCGATGGCCAAGCGCGTCCAGCAGCTGTGCCAGTACCTGACCGAGCACTACGACGGCGACCCCGAGGCCGTGTGGCGGGGCTGCGCGAGCGGGGCGGAGCTGCTGAAGCGGCTGGAGGACCTGCCGGGGTTCGGCCGGCAGAAGGCGCAGATCTTCCTCGCGCTCCTCGGCAAGCAGCTCGGGGTCGCACCCAAGGGCTGGCGGGAGGCCGCGGGCGCGTACGGCGAGGCGAAGTCCTTCCGGTCCGTCGCCGACATCACCGGGCCGGAGTCGCTGGCCAAGGTGCGCGCGCACAAGCAGGAGATGAAGGCGGCGGCGAAGGCCGCCAAGGCCGCGGGCGGCTGA
- a CDS encoding MFS transporter, whose product MATTTPAGVRAHAKHGGGSGHAPMTHRQIMEALSGLLLGMFVAILSSTIVSNALPHIIGDLGGGQSAYTWVVTAALLSMTAATPLWGKLADLYSKKALVQIALVIYVVASMAAGLSQNPGMLIACRVVQGIGVGGLSALAQIVMAAMISPRERGRYSGYLGATFAVATVGGPLLGGVITDTSWLGWRWCFYVGVPFAVIALIVLQKTLHLPVVKREVKVDWAGATFISAAVSLLLVWVTFAGDKYDWVSWQTYAMVGGSVVLGAIFVLIEAKASEPIIPLRLFRNRTITLASLASLFVGVAMFTGTVFFSQYFQLARDKSPTMSGVLTIPMIGGLFISSTVSGQFITRTGRWKAWLVSGGVLVTAGLALLGGIRYDTDYWKMAIFMALLGLGIGMMMQNLVLATQNQVAPSDLGAASSTVTFFRSLGGAVGVSALGAVMSRRITHYVQDGVSALSPKYQKALAGGSGSTDSIPDMDALPKPIRTLLESAYGHGIADVFLIAAVLAAVAFLITLFIKEVPLRTMGGLAQAADGEAPVVADPAAAPVVAEAQATEQIPVAVATAPVSEDTDGTAVATATRQLTAVATAAEPGVAGGTPVHGFVRGAESAPVPQAAVTLISLSGRQLGRSVAQADGSYAVPAPGTGSYVLIASADGYQPQASTIVVGEEPLAYDILLSGTSGLTGVVRAAGSALPVKDAMVIVTDVRGDLLATAATGEQGEFALTDLVPGTMTVAVNADGFRPRALPVEVGATGVTRIEVDLDAGARLQGVVRAPHGPLADARVTLVDQAGNVVGTATTGSDGAYAFSDLNGGEYTVIATGYPPVATALTVAGPGVDGHDIELAHPGE is encoded by the coding sequence ATGGCAACGACCACACCAGCCGGTGTGCGGGCCCACGCCAAGCACGGGGGAGGCTCGGGTCACGCCCCGATGACCCACCGGCAGATCATGGAGGCACTGTCCGGGCTGCTGCTCGGCATGTTCGTGGCGATCCTGTCGTCCACGATCGTCTCCAACGCGCTGCCGCACATCATCGGAGACCTCGGCGGCGGCCAGTCCGCCTACACCTGGGTCGTCACCGCCGCCCTGCTGTCGATGACCGCGGCCACTCCCCTGTGGGGCAAGCTCGCCGACCTGTACAGCAAGAAGGCTCTCGTCCAGATAGCCCTCGTCATCTACGTGGTCGCCTCGATGGCGGCCGGCCTGTCCCAGAACCCCGGCATGCTGATCGCCTGCCGTGTGGTGCAGGGCATCGGCGTGGGCGGCCTGTCGGCCCTCGCCCAGATCGTCATGGCGGCGATGATCTCCCCGCGTGAGCGCGGCCGTTACTCCGGTTACCTGGGCGCCACGTTCGCCGTCGCCACCGTCGGCGGACCGCTGCTCGGCGGTGTCATCACGGACACCTCCTGGCTGGGCTGGCGCTGGTGCTTCTACGTCGGCGTCCCCTTCGCGGTCATCGCGCTGATCGTCCTGCAGAAGACCCTGCACCTGCCCGTGGTCAAGCGCGAGGTCAAGGTCGACTGGGCCGGCGCGACCTTCATCTCCGCCGCCGTCTCCCTGCTCCTCGTCTGGGTCACCTTCGCCGGTGACAAGTACGACTGGGTGTCCTGGCAGACGTACGCGATGGTCGGCGGTTCGGTCGTGCTCGGCGCGATCTTCGTCCTCATCGAGGCGAAGGCCAGCGAGCCGATCATCCCGCTGCGCCTGTTCCGCAACCGCACCATCACGCTGGCCTCGCTGGCCTCGCTGTTCGTCGGTGTCGCGATGTTCACCGGCACGGTGTTCTTCAGCCAGTACTTCCAGCTGGCCCGCGACAAGTCCCCGACGATGTCCGGCGTCCTGACCATCCCGATGATCGGCGGTCTGTTCATCTCCTCGACCGTCTCGGGTCAGTTCATCACCCGCACCGGCCGCTGGAAGGCGTGGCTGGTCAGCGGTGGTGTGCTGGTGACGGCCGGTCTGGCGCTGCTCGGCGGCATCCGGTACGACACCGACTACTGGAAGATGGCCATCTTCATGGCCCTGCTGGGTCTCGGCATCGGCATGATGATGCAGAACCTGGTCCTCGCCACGCAGAACCAGGTGGCGCCGTCCGACCTCGGCGCGGCCAGCTCCACGGTCACCTTCTTCCGCTCCCTCGGCGGTGCGGTCGGCGTCTCCGCCCTCGGCGCGGTGATGTCCCGCCGGATCACGCACTACGTCCAGGACGGCGTCTCCGCGCTGAGCCCCAAGTACCAGAAGGCCCTGGCCGGCGGTTCGGGCTCCACGGACAGCATCCCGGACATGGACGCGCTGCCGAAGCCCATCCGCACGCTGCTGGAGAGCGCCTACGGCCACGGCATCGCCGATGTCTTCCTGATCGCGGCCGTCCTCGCCGCCGTCGCCTTCCTGATCACGCTGTTCATCAAGGAGGTCCCGCTGCGGACCATGGGCGGGCTCGCGCAGGCCGCCGACGGCGAGGCCCCCGTGGTGGCCGATCCGGCCGCCGCTCCGGTCGTCGCCGAGGCGCAGGCCACCGAGCAGATCCCGGTCGCCGTGGCCACCGCCCCGGTGTCCGAGGACACCGACGGCACGGCCGTCGCCACGGCCACCCGGCAGCTGACGGCAGTCGCCACGGCCGCCGAGCCCGGCGTCGCCGGCGGCACCCCGGTGCACGGCTTCGTCCGCGGCGCCGAGAGCGCCCCGGTCCCGCAGGCCGCGGTCACGCTGATCTCGCTGTCCGGCCGGCAGCTGGGCCGCTCGGTCGCCCAGGCCGACGGTTCCTACGCGGTGCCCGCCCCCGGCACGGGCAGCTACGTCCTGATCGCCTCCGCCGACGGCTACCAGCCGCAGGCCTCCACCATCGTGGTGGGCGAGGAGCCGCTGGCGTACGACATCCTGCTCAGCGGCACCAGCGGGCTGACCGGTGTGGTCCGGGCCGCGGGCAGCGCGCTGCCGGTCAAGGACGCCATGGTGATCGTCACGGACGTGCGCGGTGACCTGCTGGCCACCGCCGCCACCGGGGAGCAGGGCGAGTTCGCCCTCACCGACCTGGTGCCCGGCACGATGACCGTCGCGGTCAACGCGGACGGGTTCCGGCCGCGTGCGCTGCCGGTCGAGGTCGGCGCCACCGGCGTCACCCGGATCGAGGTGGACCTGGACGCCGGTGCCCGGCTGCAGGGTGTCGTGCGGGCCCCGCACGGTCCGCTGGCCGACGCCCGGGTGACCCTGGTCGACCAGGCGGGCAACGTGGTCGGCACGGCCACCACCGGTTCCGACGGTGCGTACGCCTTCAGCGACCTCAACGGCGGCGAGTACACGGTCATCGCGACGGGCTACCCGCCGGTGGCCACGGCCCTGACCGTCGCCGGCCCCGGAGTCGACGGCCACGACATCGAACTCGCCCACCCCGGCGAGTAG
- the upp gene encoding uracil phosphoribosyltransferase has protein sequence MRLHVVDHPLVAHKLTTLRDQRTDSPTFRRLADELVTLLAYEATRDVRTEAVDIETPVARTTGVKLARPRPLVVPILRAGLGMLDGMVRLLPTAEVGFLGMIRNEETLEASTYATRMPEDLSGRQVYVLDPMLATGGTLVAAIRELIKRGADDVTAVVLLAAPEGVEVMERELAGTPVTVVTAAVDDHLNEHGYIIPGLGDAGDRLYGAAE, from the coding sequence ATGCGTCTCCACGTCGTCGACCACCCCCTGGTCGCCCACAAGCTCACCACGCTGCGCGACCAGCGCACGGACTCTCCCACCTTCCGCAGGCTGGCCGACGAACTCGTCACCCTGCTCGCCTACGAGGCCACGCGGGACGTGCGCACCGAGGCGGTCGACATCGAGACCCCGGTGGCCAGGACCACCGGGGTCAAGCTCGCCCGGCCGCGCCCGCTGGTCGTGCCGATCCTGCGGGCCGGGCTCGGCATGCTGGACGGCATGGTGCGGCTGCTGCCGACGGCCGAGGTGGGCTTCCTGGGCATGATCCGCAACGAGGAGACCCTGGAGGCCTCCACGTACGCGACGCGCATGCCCGAGGACCTCTCCGGCCGCCAGGTGTACGTCCTGGACCCGATGCTGGCCACCGGCGGCACGCTGGTCGCGGCGATCCGCGAGCTGATCAAGCGCGGCGCCGACGACGTGACGGCCGTGGTCCTGCTCGCCGCCCCCGAAGGCGTCGAGGTCATGGAGCGCGAGCTGGCGGGCACCCCGGTGACGGTCGTGACGGCGGCGGTGGACGACCACCTCAACGAGCACGGCTACATCATCCCGGGCCTCGGCGACGCGGGCGACCGCCTGTACGGCGCGGCCGAGTAA
- the tadA gene encoding tRNA adenosine(34) deaminase TadA — protein MRLALDEAERAVRGGDVPVGAVLLSPDGGTVLGAGHNEREATGDPTAHAEVLAIRRAAARLGEWRLTGCTLVVTLEPCTMCAGALVQSRVDRVVYGARDEKAGAAGSLWDVIRDRRLNHRPEVVEGVLAADCSRLLTEFFRDR, from the coding sequence ATGCGACTCGCCCTGGACGAGGCCGAACGGGCCGTCCGGGGTGGGGACGTGCCCGTGGGCGCCGTTCTGCTGTCCCCGGACGGCGGGACGGTGCTCGGTGCCGGGCACAACGAGCGCGAGGCCACCGGCGATCCCACGGCCCACGCGGAGGTGCTCGCGATCCGGCGGGCCGCCGCCCGGCTCGGGGAGTGGCGGCTGACCGGTTGCACGCTGGTGGTCACCCTGGAGCCGTGCACGATGTGCGCGGGCGCGCTCGTCCAGTCCCGGGTGGACCGGGTCGTCTACGGCGCCCGGGACGAGAAGGCGGGCGCGGCCGGCTCCCTGTGGGACGTGATCCGCGACCGTCGGCTCAATCACCGGCCGGAGGTCGTCGAAGGCGTTCTCGCGGCCGACTGCTCCCGGCTCCTCACGGAGTTTTTCCGGGACCGCTGA